One Solanum lycopersicum chromosome 2, SLM_r2.1 genomic region harbors:
- the LOC104645727 gene encoding uncharacterized protein, with protein MATLQKFKLLATQCAVAGSPTRSPTTSPVIHLRRRKTLRMLLSRSIGGGSGRRLPRREVCSPDRFVGDRDSTEKGKELVVSHKLKDLFVSSPPSFAENTRQGLSPAASGAGGGFSSGSAVRRIGLRSLRPLSATFRQRLLRRAWRPVLVSIPE; from the coding sequence ATGGCTACTTTGCAGAAATTCAAGCTTCTCGCAACTCAATGTGCAGTAGCAGGAAGTCCAACCCGGAGTCCAACAACAAGCCCAGTTATTCACCTCCGCCGACGGAAGACTCTCCGTATGCTCCTCAGTCGTAGCATCGGCGGCGGAAGTGGCCGTAGGCTGCCTCGACGGGAAGTCTGTTCGCCGGATCGGTTTGTTGGAGATCGCGATTCGACGGAGAAGGGGAAGGAACTGGTGGTCAGTCATAAGCTGAAGGACTTGTTTGTTTCGTCGCCTCCGTCGTTTGCTGAAAATACGAGACAAGGACTCTCGCCGGCAGCCTCTGGTGCCGGCGGCGGGTTTAGTTCAGGATCAGCTGTTCGGCGAATAGGCTTACGCTCGCTTCGGCCGTTATCAGCGACATTCCGGCAACGGCTACTGCGGAGGGCTTGGCGGCCTGTACTTGTGAGCATACCCGAGTAA